TGATGTTGCGCCGGGCGCGGCGGGGGGCCTTGCCTTTGGTGGGTTTCGCCATGGCTTACTTCCTCGTCGCTTTCTTCTTGCCAGCGACGGTCTTGCGCGGCCCCTTGCGGGTGCGGGCGTTCGTCTTCGTGCGCTGGCCGCGCACCGGCAGGCCGCGGCGGTGGCGCAGGCCACGGTACGCGCCGATGTCCATCAGGCGCTTGATGTTCTGGCCGACTTCCGAGCGCAGGTCACCCTCGACGCGGTAGGTCCGCTCGATGGCCTCGCGCAGGGCCGACTGCTCGGCCTCGCTGAGGTTACGGACGCGGGTATCGGGGTTCACCCCCGTGCGCGCCAGCACCTCCTTGGAACGGGTCAGGCCAATCCCGTAGATGTAGGTCAGGGCGATCTCGACGCGCTTCTCGCGCGGAAGGTCAACACCGGCAATACGCGCCATGTTTAGCCCTGCCTCTGCTTGTGCTTGACGTTGGTGCAGATGATGAACACGCGCCCGTGGCGGCGAATCACCTTGCAGTTGTCGCACATCCTCTTGACACTGCTGCGAACTTTCATGCTTCCTCCTCGCGCCGCCTCACGTCATGACCCATCATGGTCACGCGCCCGGCAGCGCTCGACCCCCCACGGGTGGGGAATCTGTTGGGTACCTGCGCCCGGTGATTTACTTGCGGTAGACGATGCGCCCGCGCGAAGTATCGTACGGGCTGATTTCCAGAACCACACGGTCGCCGGGCAGGATGCGGATGTAGTGAATCCTCATCTTGCCGCTGATGTACGCCAGAATGTCGTGCCCGGTGTCGAGCTTCACCCGGAACGTGGTGTTCGGCAGCGCCTCTTCGACCACGCCCTCGGCCCGTACGGTATCGGACTCTTCCTTCTTGCGCTTTTCCCGCTGTTCCGGCATCTTTCGTCTCGCCACGCAACCTCCAGGCTTGATACAAGCCAAAGGGGAAGTTAGCACGGGGGCCGGGCGGGCGGCAAGAGGAGCGGGAACACACTTCCTCCCGCTCCCCGGGGCCTGGACGCTCAGCGCATCGTCTGCTGAATCCGCCCGTACACCTCGTCCATCGTGCCCACGCCGTCCACGTGACGCAGGTGCCCGCGCGCCGCGTAGTAGTCGATGAGCGGCTGGGTCTGCTCGCGGTAGACCTCCTGGCGCCTGCGGGCGACCTCCTCGGTGTCGTCGCTGCGGACCGGCTCGCCAAGCAAAGCCGCCTGCCGCCCCCGCTCCACAATTCGCTCGATCAGCAGCTCGTCGGGCACCTCCAGCAGGGGCACGGCAGTGACGGGGGCGCCCAGCTCCTCCAGCAGCATGTCCAGCGCCTCGGCCTGGGCGCAGGTGCGGGGAAAGCCGTCGAAAATCACCCGCACGGGCTCCATCCCGGCCAGGCGGTCGCGGATCAGCGCGATCAGGATGTCGTCGGGCACGAGCTGCCCGGCGTCGAGAATGGGCCTCACCTGCTGCCCGAGTTCGGTGCCGCGGGAGACGTGGTCGCGCAGGATTTCCCCGGTGCTGATCTTGGTCAGGCCCTGCTCGCGGGCGAGGCGTTCGGCCTGCGTCCCCTTGCCCGCGCCGGGCGGGCCGAGGAAAATCACGACCTTGTTTCTGGGTTGAGTCATCGCTCCTCCTGTTGGGATGTACAGCATAGGGCCAGGGCAGCCCGGTGGGGACCGTCCTGCCCAGCCTTGTTCCCCCTGGGGTGACGATGGAATAGGGGGGAGACAGCAAAAACCGCCCACCACGGGGGTGAGCGGTCCAAGAAGGCGCGTTAGCTGTTCAGGCGACCGCGAATGCGGCCCTTGCTGATAAAGCCGTCGTAGCGCCGCACGGTGAGCTGAGCCTCAAGCTGCTTCAGCGTTTCAAGCGCCACCCCCACGATGATCAGCAGGCCGGTTCCGCTGAACTGGAAGGTCGAGATGCCCGTCGCCCGCTGGACGATCTGCGGAATCACCGTCAGGATGACCAGGAAGATCGCGCCCCAGAGGCTCAGGCGGCTGCTGATCCCGCCCAGGTATTCGGCGGTGGGCGCGCCGGGACGAACGCCCGGGATAAAGCCGCCCGCCTCGCGCAGTTGCTCGCTGATGCGCTTGGGGTCAAACTGCACGCTGTTGTACAGGTACGTGAACCCGAAGATCAGCAGGCCCTCCAGCGCGATGTACCAGGGGCTGCCGGGCGTCAGGTGCGTCTGGATGAAGGCGTTTACCGCGGGCGCCCGGGTGGCCGTCGCGCTGGCGATCAGGTTGGGGATGATCAGCATGGCCGAGGCGAAGATCACCGGGATCACGCCCGCCTGGTTCACCTTGATGGGGAGCCAGGTGGCCTGCCCACCGAGGTTGCGGGCGGCACCCGCCGGAGCCCCGCCGCGCGCCCGCGCGTAGGTGACGGGCACCCGGCGCTCGCCCTGATACACATACACAATCCCGGCGATGGTCGCCAGAATCACCAGGATGAAGAAGGCGAGACCCAGGATGGACTGGTCGGGGTTGGTGCGGAACAGCTGGGCCGTCGCGCTGACCTCGTGCGGGTAGCGGGCGATGATGCCCGCCGTGATGATCAGGCTGATGCCGTTGCCGACGCCGACCTCGGTAATGCGCTCGCCGATCCACATGGTGAAGGCGATGCCCGCCACCTGCGTCAGCACCATCACGAGGACCGTAAAGAGGCCGGGGTCCCAGCCCACCGCGATAAAGGCGGGATTGTTGGTGATGTACAGCGAGAAGAAGAGCGCCTGCGCCGCGCCGAGGCCGATGGCCGCGTAGCGGGTGTACTGGTTGATCTTCTTGCGGCCCTCCTCGCCCTCCTTGCTGAGCTTTTCGAGCGAGGGAATGGTCGTGGTGAGAAGCTGGATCACGATGCTCGCCGTGATGTACGGCAGCACGCCCAGGGCGAAGATCGAGAACTGCGAAAGATTGCCGCCCGAGATCAGGCTGATCAACCCGAAAAGGCCACCCGTGGTGGCCTGTTCGAGAGCTGCCGTGTTCACGCCCGGTGTCGGGATGGTGCTTCCGAGGCGGAACACGGCGAGCAGCAGCAGGGTGAAGACAATCTTCCGCCGAAGGTCCGGAATCCGGAACGCGTCGCGGAAGGCGCGCAGCATGTTAGCCCGCCTGCTCGGTCGGCTCGGCGTCCGTGCCCGCCGCGGCGATCACGACCCGGCCACCCGCCGCCTCGACGGCCTGGATGGCCGCCTGGCTGGCCGCGTCCACGTGAACGGTCACGGCGCGGGTCACCTCGCCGCGGGCGAGGAGCTTGACCGGGCGGTTCTTGCGGCGCACCAGGCCCGCCGCTTCCAGCGCGGCGCGGTCCAGGGTGTCGCCCTCGACGCCCGCGAGCTGCGAGAGGTTGACGACCTCGTAGGTCGTGCCGACGTTGTTGAAGCCGCGCTTGGGCAGGCGGCTGATCAGCGTGCTGCGGCCACCCTCGAAGAATTGGCCCTTGCCCGCGCCGCTGCGCGCCTTCTGGCCCTTGTGCCCGCGTCCGGCGGTCTTGTCGGTGCCGCCGGGGCCGCGGCCCACGCGCTTGCGGTTCTTGCGGCTGCCGGGCGCCGGAGTCAGTTCGTGGAGCTTCACGCTTCCACCTCCACCAGATGCTGGACGGTCTTGATCATGCCGCGAATGCTGGGCGTGTCCGCCAGTTCACGGCTGTCGCCGATCTTCCGCAGGCCGAGCGCCTTCACGGTCTCGACCTGGTTCTTGGGGCGGCCAATCACGCTGCGCCGCAGGGTCACCTTCACGGTCGTACCAGTCACTGGACACCTCCCGCCTGGGCCGCCCCGGCCTCGGTGGTGGCGGAGTTCGCCATGGGGCCCGCCACCCGGGGCTGGATGTCCGTGCCGCGCAGCGCGCGCACCTGCTTGGCCGTGCGGAGGTTCTTCAGGCCGTCGAACACCGCGTAGGCCACGTTGACCTTGTTGCGGCTGCCGAGTTCCTTGGAGAGCATGTTGGTGATGCCCGCCAGTTCGGCGATGGAGCGGGGCACGGTTCCGGCGATCACGCCCGTACCGGGACCCGCGGGCTTGAGCAGCACGCGGCTGGTGGAGTTCTCGCCGACGATGTCGTGGGGAATCGTGCCGTTCTCGACGGGCACGGTGATCATGTTCTTGCGCGCGATGGCCTTGGCCTTTTCAATGGCGACCGGCACTTCCTTCGCCTTGCCGATGCCCATGCCCACGCGACCGTTGCGGTCCCCCAGGATCACGAGCGCGGCGAAGCGGAAGCGGCGACCACCCTGATAGGTCTTGGACGTGCGGTTGACGAACAGCATCTTCTCTTCGAATTCGCTGGTCTCGCGCTCGCGGTCATTCCGACGGTTAAAAGTCAAGGCCACCCTCCCGCGCCGCGTCCGCGAGCGCTTTCACCCGGCCGTGGTACTTGTACTGCCCTCGGTCGAAGACGACCTTCTTGACACCCTTGGCGGCGGCAGCCTCGGCCAGAGCCCGGCCGACCGCGGCGGCGGTGTCGGTCTTCGTGCCCGTCTTGACGGCGCTGCTGCTGGCCGCCGCGAGGGTCGTGCCGGTCTTGTCGTCGATGATCTGGGCGTAGATGTGCTTGCTGGAGCGGAACACGCTGAGGCGCAATCTCTCCCCGGCGGCGACGCGCACCTTGCGGCGAGCGCGCAGCTTGCGGCGAATGGCAGTCTGGGTCGCCATTACTTCTTCCCTTTCCCGCCCGTGGCGCCAGCCTTACCGGCCTTGAGGCTGATCTGCTCACCGACGAAGCGCACACCCTTGCCGTGGTAGGCGTCGGGCTTGCGAACCTTGCGGACGTTCGCGGCGACCTGGCCGACGAGCTGCTTGTCGATCCCGCTCACGTCGATGCGGGTGGGCTCGGGCACCGTGAAGGTCACCCCGGCGGGCGGCTCGATCACGACCGGGTGGCTGAAGCCGATGGTCAGCTCCAGGTTGCGCCCGGCGAGGCGGGCACGGTAGCCCACACCGCGCAGTTCGAGGTTGATGGTGTAGCCGTCGCTGACACCCTTCACCGCGTTGGCGACGAGGGTGCGGGTCAGGCCGTGCAGGGCGCGGTGCTCCTGGCGGTCGCTGGGACGCGTCACGAGAATCTGCCCGTTGTCGTTGCTGATGTTCAGGGCCGTGTTGTAGGGAACGCGCAGTTCCCCCTTGGGGCCCTTGACCGAGAACACGCCGTTGGCGATGGTCGCGGTCACGCCGTTGGGCACGGCGATGGGTTGCCTACCGATGCGGGACATGACTGTCCTCCTTCATTCCTTAAGTCGTGAACCGCCTTGGGTTCCGAGGTCAGGTCTAGATGCGTTACCAGAGGACGCAGATAACTTCGCCGCCGACGCCCTGCTTGCGGGCCTCGCGGTCGGGCAGCAGGCCCTTGGAGGTCGAGACGACCGCCAGGCCCAGGCCGCGCTGGATGCGGGGCAGGTTCTCGGCGCTCACGTACGCGCGGCGGCCGGGACGGCTGACACGCTCGATGTGCTTGATGACCTGCTCACGCTTGGCGCCGTACTTCAGGGTGAGGCGCAGCACGTCGAACTTCTGGCCCTCGGGCCGGATGCGCTCGGCGGAGGCCACGTAGCCCTCCTGCACGAGCAGCCGGGCGAGCTGCTCCTTGAACTTGGAGGCCGGGATGTCGACGCTCTCCTTGTAGGTGCGCGTCGCGTTGCGAATGCGCGTGAGCATGTCGGCGATGGGATCACTCAGCATGATGCCTCCGGGGGCACGGGGGCCCCGGGCGGGGGGGAGACGGCCCTTGGGCAGCCTCCCGAGTCTTCCCAAAGAAAGTGGTCCTGCCCCAGCGGGCGGGCACTTCTTCTGTTGGGTCCTTCTCCCGGGTCTGGACGATCACCACCCAAGGGGAGCGGTTCGTATCCAGGTGGGGTCTTACCAGCTCGCCTTTTTCACGCCGGGCAGTTCGCCCTTGTGCGCGAGCTCGCGGATGCAGATGCGGCACATCCCGAAGAAGCGGTAGTAGCCACGCGCGCGGCCACAGCGGCTGCAACGGTTGTAGTTCTGCACGGCAAACTTGCTGCCGCGGGCCGCCTTCACAACTTTAGAGGTATTCGCCATAGCCTGTCCTTACTTGCGGAACGGAAGACCCATCGCTTGCAGGAGCGCGCGGGCTTCCTCGTCGGTCTTCGCGGTGGTCACGATGGTGATGTCCATGCCGCGCACCTTGTCGACCATATCATAGGTGATCTCCGGGAAGATCAGTTGCTCCTTGATGCCGAGGTTGTAGTTGCCGCGGCCGTCAAAGGCGTTGGGGTTGATCCCGCGGAAGTCCCGAATCCGGGGCAGGCCGATGTTGATCAGCTTCTCCAGGAACACGTACATGCGCTCGCCGCGCAGCGTGACCTTCACGCCGACGGGCATGCCCTGGCGCAGCTTGAAGTTGGAGATGCTCTTCTTCGCCTTGGTGATGATGGGCTTTTGCAGGGCGATCAGGGCGAGTTCGCGGGCCGCCTTGTCGATGGCCTTGGAGTCTTCCTTGGAGGAGCCCAGGCCCTCGTTGATCACGATCTTCTCGATGCGGGGCACCGCCATCACGCTGGAGTAGCCGAACTGCTGCATCAGCGCGGGGCGCACCTGCTCGTTGTACTTCGCTTTGAGCGTCTGCATGTCTTGCCTCTCTTCGGGCGGGCTTCGTCGCCCGGGATCACGCCGGAGGCGTGGCCCTGAAATCAGTCGATGACCTTGCCGCTCTTGACCGCGACGCGGACCTTCTTGCCGTCCACGATCTGCTTGCGCACGCGGGTGGCCTTGCCGGTCTCGGGGTCGACGAGCGCGACCTTGCTGGCGTGCAGAGCGCCTTCACGCTGCTCGATGCCGCCCTGGGGGTTGCTCGCCGAGGGCTTGACGTGCTTGGTGACGAGGTTCACGCCCTCGACGACCACCTTCGCGTCGCGGGGCAGCGCGAGCAGGACCTTGCCGGTCGCGCCCTTGTGCTTGCCGCGCAGCACGACGACGGTGTCGCCCTTCTTGACGTGCAGCTTGTCGCCGTGGTGGCTACCGGCGCTGGGACGGGGCATTACAGCACCTCCGGGGCCAGGGAGACGATCTTCATGAAGCGGCGGTCGCGCAGCTCGCGGGCCACCGGCCCGAAGACGCGGGTGCCGCGGGGCTCGCCCTGGTTGTTGATGATGACGGCGGCGTTCTTGTCGAAGCGGATGGTGGAGCCGTCGGCACGCTTGATCGCGTGGCTGGTCCGCACGACGACGGCCTTCACCACGTCACCGGCCTTCACGGCGCCGCGCGGGGCCGCGTCCTTGACGCTGGCGACGATGATATCCCCCACATGGGCGTAGCGCTTGTTGCCGCCGCCGCCCGTGGTGAGGCCCTTGCCGCCGATGGCGCTGTTGAGCACGCGAATGCACATCAGCTCGCGCGCGCCGCTGTTGTCCGCCACGTCGAGGCGGGTCTGGGGCATGATCATGCTTGGCCGCCTTCCGTCTCGACCGCCGTGGTCTCGATACCGCGCGGGCGCTCGATGAGCTTGGTGACCTTCCAGGTCTTCGTCTTGCTGATCGGGCGCACGGCGATGATCTCGACGCGGTCACCGATCCGGTACTGGTTCGTCTCGTCGTGCGCCGCGTACTTCTTGGAGCGGGTCACGACCTTGCCGTACAGGGGGTGCATGAAGCGGCGCTCGACCTTGACGCTCACCGTCTTGTCGGCCTTGTCGCTCACCACGACGCCCGTAAACGTCTTTTTCATTGCTGCTCTCCTTGCCGCGCCCGCTCGGTCCGAATGGTGTTGAGCTGGGCGACCTCACGGCGGAGCTGCTTGACCCGGTGCGGCTGGGCGAGCTGGCCCATCGCCGCCTGGAAGCGCAGCTCCATCAGTTCCTTCTTGCGGGCGGTGATCTCCCGGTCGAAGTCGGCCAGGGGCAGCGCGCGCATGTCACTGGGCTTCATCGTACACCTCGCGCTTGACCATCTTGGTCTGGATGGGGAGCTTGTGGCCCGCCAGGCGGAACGCCTCCTTGGCCTGCTCCTCGGTCACGCCGGAGACCTCGAACATCACGCGCCCGGGCTTCACGACGCTGACCCAGTACTCCACGGCGCCCTTCCCTTTACCCATTCGGGTCTCGGCGGGCTTCTTGGTCACGGGCTTGTCGGGGAAGATGCGGATGTAGATCTTGCCGCCGCGGCGGAAGTGGCGGCTCATCACGATGCGGCACGCCTCGATCTGGTTGGAGCGAATCCAGGCGGGCTCCAGGGCGACCAGGCCGTAGTCGCCGAAGGCGACGTAATCGCCGCCCTTGGCCTCGCCGGTCATGCGGCCGCGGAACTGCTTGCGGTACTTGGTGCGCTTCGGGAGAAGCATCACTCACCTCCGGGACGGCGCCGCGCGCTGGGGCGGCGGCGGTTGGGACGGTCGCCCCCCTCGGGACGGCGCTCGTCGTTGCGGCGCTGGGGGCGGGCCAGCGTCTCGGTCTTGCCGCCGATCACCTCGCCGTTGAACACCATCACCTTGATGCCCAGCGAGCCGTACGTGGTCTCCGCGCGGGCGGTGCCGTAGTCGATGTCGGCACGCAGGGTGTGCAGGGGCACGCGGCCTTCGAGCACCTTTTCCGTGCGGGCCTGCTCGGCGCCACCCAGGCGGCCCGAGAGGATCACGCGGACGCCGCGGGCGCCGGACTCCATCACGCGCTGGGCGGCC
The genomic region above belongs to Deinococcus aerius and contains:
- the rpsM gene encoding 30S ribosomal protein S13 gives rise to the protein MARIAGVDLPREKRVEIALTYIYGIGLTRSKEVLARTGVNPDTRVRNLSEAEQSALREAIERTYRVEGDLRSEVGQNIKRLMDIGAYRGLRHRRGLPVRGQRTKTNARTRKGPRKTVAGKKKATRK
- the rpmJ gene encoding 50S ribosomal protein L36; translation: MKVRSSVKRMCDNCKVIRRHGRVFIICTNVKHKQRQG
- the infA gene encoding translation initiation factor IF-1; the protein is MPEQREKRKKEESDTVRAEGVVEEALPNTTFRVKLDTGHDILAYISGKMRIHYIRILPGDRVVLEISPYDTSRGRIVYRK
- a CDS encoding adenylate kinase, with the translated sequence MTQPRNKVVIFLGPPGAGKGTQAERLAREQGLTKISTGEILRDHVSRGTELGQQVRPILDAGQLVPDDILIALIRDRLAGMEPVRVIFDGFPRTCAQAEALDMLLEELGAPVTAVPLLEVPDELLIERIVERGRQAALLGEPVRSDDTEEVARRRQEVYREQTQPLIDYYAARGHLRHVDGVGTMDEVYGRIQQTMR
- the secY gene encoding preprotein translocase subunit SecY, whose protein sequence is MLRAFRDAFRIPDLRRKIVFTLLLLAVFRLGSTIPTPGVNTAALEQATTGGLFGLISLISGGNLSQFSIFALGVLPYITASIVIQLLTTTIPSLEKLSKEGEEGRKKINQYTRYAAIGLGAAQALFFSLYITNNPAFIAVGWDPGLFTVLVMVLTQVAGIAFTMWIGERITEVGVGNGISLIITAGIIARYPHEVSATAQLFRTNPDQSILGLAFFILVILATIAGIVYVYQGERRVPVTYARARGGAPAGAARNLGGQATWLPIKVNQAGVIPVIFASAMLIIPNLIASATATRAPAVNAFIQTHLTPGSPWYIALEGLLIFGFTYLYNSVQFDPKRISEQLREAGGFIPGVRPGAPTAEYLGGISSRLSLWGAIFLVILTVIPQIVQRATGISTFQFSGTGLLIIVGVALETLKQLEAQLTVRRYDGFISKGRIRGRLNS
- the rplO gene encoding 50S ribosomal protein L15 translates to MKLHELTPAPGSRKNRKRVGRGPGGTDKTAGRGHKGQKARSGAGKGQFFEGGRSTLISRLPKRGFNNVGTTYEVVNLSQLAGVEGDTLDRAALEAAGLVRRKNRPVKLLARGEVTRAVTVHVDAASQAAIQAVEAAGGRVVIAAAGTDAEPTEQAG
- the rpmD gene encoding 50S ribosomal protein L30, whose product is MKVTLRRSVIGRPKNQVETVKALGLRKIGDSRELADTPSIRGMIKTVQHLVEVEA
- the rpsE gene encoding 30S ribosomal protein S5 encodes the protein MTFNRRNDRERETSEFEEKMLFVNRTSKTYQGGRRFRFAALVILGDRNGRVGMGIGKAKEVPVAIEKAKAIARKNMITVPVENGTIPHDIVGENSTSRVLLKPAGPGTGVIAGTVPRSIAELAGITNMLSKELGSRNKVNVAYAVFDGLKNLRTAKQVRALRGTDIQPRVAGPMANSATTEAGAAQAGGVQ
- the rplR gene encoding 50S ribosomal protein L18, with the translated sequence MATQTAIRRKLRARRKVRVAAGERLRLSVFRSSKHIYAQIIDDKTGTTLAAASSSAVKTGTKTDTAAAVGRALAEAAAAKGVKKVVFDRGQYKYHGRVKALADAAREGGLDF
- the rplF gene encoding 50S ribosomal protein L6, with the protein product MSRIGRQPIAVPNGVTATIANGVFSVKGPKGELRVPYNTALNISNDNGQILVTRPSDRQEHRALHGLTRTLVANAVKGVSDGYTINLELRGVGYRARLAGRNLELTIGFSHPVVIEPPAGVTFTVPEPTRIDVSGIDKQLVGQVAANVRKVRKPDAYHGKGVRFVGEQISLKAGKAGATGGKGKK
- the rpsH gene encoding 30S ribosomal protein S8, whose protein sequence is MLSDPIADMLTRIRNATRTYKESVDIPASKFKEQLARLLVQEGYVASAERIRPEGQKFDVLRLTLKYGAKREQVIKHIERVSRPGRRAYVSAENLPRIQRGLGLAVVSTSKGLLPDREARKQGVGGEVICVLW
- a CDS encoding type Z 30S ribosomal protein S14, with protein sequence MANTSKVVKAARGSKFAVQNYNRCSRCGRARGYYRFFGMCRICIRELAHKGELPGVKKASW
- the rplE gene encoding 50S ribosomal protein L5, which gives rise to MQTLKAKYNEQVRPALMQQFGYSSVMAVPRIEKIVINEGLGSSKEDSKAIDKAARELALIALQKPIITKAKKSISNFKLRQGMPVGVKVTLRGERMYVFLEKLINIGLPRIRDFRGINPNAFDGRGNYNLGIKEQLIFPEITYDMVDKVRGMDITIVTTAKTDEEARALLQAMGLPFRK
- the rplX gene encoding 50S ribosomal protein L24 — its product is MPRPSAGSHHGDKLHVKKGDTVVVLRGKHKGATGKVLLALPRDAKVVVEGVNLVTKHVKPSASNPQGGIEQREGALHASKVALVDPETGKATRVRKQIVDGKKVRVAVKSGKVID
- the rplN gene encoding 50S ribosomal protein L14 produces the protein MIMPQTRLDVADNSGARELMCIRVLNSAIGGKGLTTGGGGNKRYAHVGDIIVASVKDAAPRGAVKAGDVVKAVVVRTSHAIKRADGSTIRFDKNAAVIINNQGEPRGTRVFGPVARELRDRRFMKIVSLAPEVL
- the rpsQ gene encoding 30S ribosomal protein S17, with amino-acid sequence MKKTFTGVVVSDKADKTVSVKVERRFMHPLYGKVVTRSKKYAAHDETNQYRIGDRVEIIAVRPISKTKTWKVTKLIERPRGIETTAVETEGGQA
- the rpmC gene encoding 50S ribosomal protein L29, translated to MKPSDMRALPLADFDREITARKKELMELRFQAAMGQLAQPHRVKQLRREVAQLNTIRTERARQGEQQ
- the rplP gene encoding 50S ribosomal protein L16 encodes the protein MLLPKRTKYRKQFRGRMTGEAKGGDYVAFGDYGLVALEPAWIRSNQIEACRIVMSRHFRRGGKIYIRIFPDKPVTKKPAETRMGKGKGAVEYWVSVVKPGRVMFEVSGVTEEQAKEAFRLAGHKLPIQTKMVKREVYDEAQ